In one window of Bdellovibrio bacteriovorus W DNA:
- a CDS encoding signal recognition particle protein (COG0541 Signal recognition particle GTPase), with translation MFENLSDKIMASLKKVRGQSKITEANIEEVLKEIRLSLLEADVNFKVVKTFIDKVKAKAIGAEVLQNVNPGQMFVKIVHEELVNVLGGGAVDINVRENPSVIFLVGLQGAGKTTSAAKLALYIRQKLGKKPGLVPADIYRPAAIDQLQVLGKQNNIPTFPTELGMKPEEILEKSKQWAKDNMVDVVLVDTAGRLQVDDELMSELSRLREIWTPQEILLVADAMLGQQSVNVAEGFHKRLTLTGLILTKVDGDARGGAALSIREVTGIPIKFLGMGEKVSALEVFHPDRLAGRILDMGDVLSLVEKAQEVIDEKSARESAKKMMKNEFTLEDFLGQIQQLKKMGGFESVLKFLPGMGELSKQLKNMTPPDAEIKKIEAIIRSMTPQERQNHKILNASRRMRIANGSGTQVQDVNKLIKQFEDAKKMMSGMMKMGMGRGGMKFPF, from the coding sequence GTTCGCGGGCAAAGCAAAATCACCGAAGCGAACATTGAAGAGGTTCTTAAAGAAATCCGTCTGAGTCTTTTAGAGGCCGACGTTAACTTCAAAGTCGTTAAAACTTTCATTGATAAAGTAAAAGCAAAAGCTATTGGCGCGGAAGTTCTTCAGAACGTCAATCCAGGGCAAATGTTTGTAAAAATCGTTCACGAAGAACTTGTGAACGTTTTAGGTGGTGGAGCCGTTGATATCAACGTGCGTGAAAACCCAAGTGTTATCTTCCTAGTGGGTTTGCAAGGGGCGGGAAAAACTACTTCCGCTGCTAAGTTAGCTCTTTATATTCGTCAAAAACTAGGGAAGAAGCCAGGACTTGTGCCTGCGGATATCTATCGTCCAGCGGCCATTGACCAATTACAGGTGCTTGGCAAGCAAAACAACATCCCGACATTCCCAACCGAGTTAGGAATGAAGCCAGAAGAGATCCTTGAGAAGTCCAAGCAATGGGCCAAGGATAACATGGTCGACGTGGTTCTTGTGGATACAGCAGGTCGACTTCAAGTCGATGATGAGTTGATGTCTGAGCTAAGTCGTTTGCGTGAAATTTGGACGCCACAAGAGATTCTCTTGGTCGCAGATGCGATGCTTGGTCAGCAGTCAGTCAACGTCGCTGAGGGCTTCCATAAGCGCCTGACGTTGACAGGTTTGATCCTTACGAAGGTGGACGGGGATGCGCGCGGTGGTGCGGCTCTGTCGATTCGTGAAGTCACAGGAATTCCAATTAAGTTCCTTGGTATGGGTGAGAAAGTTTCTGCCCTTGAAGTCTTCCATCCAGACCGCCTTGCAGGACGTATCTTGGATATGGGGGACGTTTTAAGTCTTGTTGAAAAAGCTCAAGAGGTGATTGATGAAAAATCAGCTCGTGAATCAGCTAAGAAAATGATGAAAAATGAATTCACCCTTGAGGACTTTTTGGGCCAGATTCAACAGCTCAAAAAAATGGGTGGTTTTGAAAGCGTTTTGAAGTTTTTACCTGGTATGGGCGAGCTTTCAAAACAGCTAAAAAATATGACTCCTCCGGATGCGGAAATTAAAAAAATTGAGGCGATCATTCGCTCGATGACCCCTCAAGAACGTCAAAATCACAAGATTCTTAATGCGTCGCGACGCATGAGAATTGCGAACGGTAGCGGAACTCAAGTTCAAGACGTGAACAAGCTAATAAAGCAGTTTGAGGACGCTAAAAAGATGATGAGCGGAATGATGAAAATGGGAATGGGTCGAGGGGGCATGAAGTTTCCATTTTAA